In one Gopherus evgoodei ecotype Sinaloan lineage chromosome 1, rGopEvg1_v1.p, whole genome shotgun sequence genomic region, the following are encoded:
- the NHLRC3 gene encoding NHL repeat-containing protein 3 isoform X1 has translation MGSAVVALLVCYCALSGSQVLRAIAFYSPWRIEQQLYKLDVGWPKRPEYFTGQTFCVAVDPLHDLVYVAQRGTNVPKVLVFSDEGNFLHAWNSTVEMPHGIFAVSTPTDTSVWITDVGSGEYGHTVKQYSPSGKLIQILGTQGKAGSGLNPLQFDQPAEIFVEQTGEIYIVDGDGGMNNRLFKLSTDFQEIWLRGENGTGAGQFKIPHSVTVDSVGRVWVADRGNKRIQVFDKVTGEWLGSWSSCFLEDGPSSVRLTTNEKYLIVAQLNINRVSILAAPPIGSIGDCHVVNIIQLADEVKPHLVDVNVKTGAIYVAEIGAQQVQKYVPLN, from the exons ATGGGCAGCGCGGTGGTAGCGCTGCTGGTTTGCTATTGCGCGCTCTCGGGATCCCAG gtatTAAGAGCAATTGCTTTTTATTCCCCTTGGAGGATAGAACAACAGCTTTACAAGCTGGATGTAGGCTGGCCTAAACGTCCAGAATATTTCACTGGGCAGACATTTTGTGTTGCTGTTGACCCTCTCCATGATCTGGTCTATGTTGCACAA AGAGGGACTAATGTACCAAAGGTACTAGTGTTTTCAGATGAAGGAAATTTCCTGCATGCGTGGAATTCCACAGTTGAAATGCCTCATGGTATCTTTGCAGTCAGCACCCCTACAGATACTTCAGTATGGATCACAGATGTTGGAAGCG GAGAGTATGGGCACACAGTTAAACAGTACAGTCCTTCTGGGAAACTTATTCAGATCCTGGGTACTCAAGGTAAAGCTGGATCAGGTTTAAATCCGCTGCAGTTCGATCAGCCAGCAGAAATATTTGTGGAACAAACAGGGGAGATCTACATTGTGGATGGAGATGGAGGGATGAACAACAGATTATTCAAACTGTCCACAG ATTTCCAGGAGATATGGCTGCGTGGGGAAAATGGTACAGGTGCTGGTCAGTTCAAGATTCCTCACAGTGTCACAGTGGATTCTGTTGGACGG GTATGGGTTGCTGACCGAGGAAACAAACGAATCCAGGTTTTTGATAAAGTCACAGGGGAATGGCTGGGGTCCTGGAGTAGTTGTTTCCTAGAAGATGGTCCCTCTTCTGTCAG attaaCTACCAATGAGAAATATCTAATTGTAGCTCAGCTGAACATTAACAGAGTGTCTATCTTGGCAGCACCACCAATAGGATCCATTGGAGATTGCCATGTGGTAAACATAATCCAGCTAGCTGATGAGGTTAAACCACACCTTGTGGATGTAAATGTGAAGACTGGAGCAATTTATGTTGCAGAAATTGGTGCACAACAAGTACAAAAATATGTACCCTTAAACTAA
- the NHLRC3 gene encoding NHL repeat-containing protein 3 isoform X2 gives MGSAVVALLVCYCALSGSQVLRAIAFYSPWRIEQQLYKLDVGWPKRPEYFTGQTFCVAVDPLHDLVYVAQRGTNVPKVLVFSDEGNFLHAWNSTVEMPHGIFAVSTPTDTSVWITDVGSGEYGHTVKQYSPSGKLIQILGTQGKAGSGLNPLQFDQPAEIFVEQTGEIYIVDGDGGMNNRLFKLSTDFQEIWLRGENGTGAGQFKIPHSVTVDSVGRVWVADRGNKRIQVFDKVTGEWLGSWSSCFLEDGPSSVSTSHFFWITRLVLDFLTFIADCASTHKHSMLQH, from the exons ATGGGCAGCGCGGTGGTAGCGCTGCTGGTTTGCTATTGCGCGCTCTCGGGATCCCAG gtatTAAGAGCAATTGCTTTTTATTCCCCTTGGAGGATAGAACAACAGCTTTACAAGCTGGATGTAGGCTGGCCTAAACGTCCAGAATATTTCACTGGGCAGACATTTTGTGTTGCTGTTGACCCTCTCCATGATCTGGTCTATGTTGCACAA AGAGGGACTAATGTACCAAAGGTACTAGTGTTTTCAGATGAAGGAAATTTCCTGCATGCGTGGAATTCCACAGTTGAAATGCCTCATGGTATCTTTGCAGTCAGCACCCCTACAGATACTTCAGTATGGATCACAGATGTTGGAAGCG GAGAGTATGGGCACACAGTTAAACAGTACAGTCCTTCTGGGAAACTTATTCAGATCCTGGGTACTCAAGGTAAAGCTGGATCAGGTTTAAATCCGCTGCAGTTCGATCAGCCAGCAGAAATATTTGTGGAACAAACAGGGGAGATCTACATTGTGGATGGAGATGGAGGGATGAACAACAGATTATTCAAACTGTCCACAG ATTTCCAGGAGATATGGCTGCGTGGGGAAAATGGTACAGGTGCTGGTCAGTTCAAGATTCCTCACAGTGTCACAGTGGATTCTGTTGGACGG GTATGGGTTGCTGACCGAGGAAACAAACGAATCCAGGTTTTTGATAAAGTCACAGGGGAATGGCTGGGGTCCTGGAGTAGTTGTTTCCTAGAAGATGGTCCCTCTTCTGTCAG CACAAGCCATTTCTTCTGGATTACAAGACTGGTGCTGGATTTCCTTACGTTCATTGCAGACTGTGCTTCCACACATAAACACAGCATGTTGCAGCACTAG